In a single window of the Cervus elaphus chromosome 1, mCerEla1.1, whole genome shotgun sequence genome:
- the LAMTOR1 gene encoding ragulator complex protein LAMTOR1, which yields MGCCYSSENEDSDQDREERKLLLDPSSPPTKALNGAEPNYHSLPSARTDEQALLSSILAKTASNIIDVSAADSQGMEQHEYMDRARQYSTRLAVLSSSLTHWKKLPPLPSLTSQPHQVLASEPVPLSDLQQVSRIAAYAYSALSQIRVDAKEELVVQFGIP from the exons GACCGAGAGGAGCGGAAGCTGCTGCTGGACCCTAGCAGCCCACCCACCAAAGCTCTCAATGGAGCCGAGCCCAACTATCACAGCCTGCCCTCTGCTCGCACCGATGAGCAGGCGCTGCTCTCCTCCATCCTCGCCAAGACAGCCAG CAACATCATCGACGTGTCTGCTGCAGACTCCCAGGGCATGGAGCAGCACGAGTACATGGACCGGGCCCGGCAGTACAG CACCCGTTTGGCTGTGCTGAGCAGCAGCCTGACCCATTGGAAGAAGCTGCCGCCGCTGCCGTCTCTCACCAGCCAGCCCCACCAAGTGCTGGCCAGCGAGCCTGTCCCCCTCTCCGACTTGCAGCAG GTCTCCAGGATAGCTGCTTATGCCTACAGTGCACTTTCTCAGATCCGTGTGGACGCAAAAGAGGAGCTGGTTGTACAGTTCGGGATCCCGTGA